A window of Hemibagrus wyckioides isolate EC202008001 linkage group LG03, SWU_Hwy_1.0, whole genome shotgun sequence contains these coding sequences:
- the pwwp2b gene encoding PWWP domain-containing protein 2B has protein sequence MEAAAEELRAGSRIPVTIEQIVNDTLVVTLTYRDRSYTGILLDCNKKTGLFCLPDVVGKSEEPLISIQESDVMNEEPCSKPAIQSAQRPKDENTEPDKPPAVPLPIPVQPGQPTYPPYFEGAPFPQPMWVRHTYSQWVPQPPPRPIKRKKRRSREPGRMTMSTIRLRPRQVLCEKCKNTVTSDEDSKDGSTVAKPSRKENAPQGEELAKEAPPKGLRKEDGDATRETKRRDEAPCYESKRCRKERKEDEKFPGGDVVPHSPVIKISYSTPQGKGEVMKIPSRVHGSVKPFCPKQLMQNGLGEHDNSHEPRKETRSAIESIRTGLTVSIPKLKLPKLTDQDIPSPKIRLKSRGDGVERVSMYEAELVGEARRRSPRIPGSGLARPEDSGDKNALELWSGEETERHGDLTLLINFGKRKADSSSLSVCSSDSLDESKSFSSDGTSPELCELAPGEHVIGVSSSVSTTSSASRAEGRTVPPLTVRLHTRSMSKCITEEGHAVTVGDVVWGKIHGFPWWPARILSISGTRREEDEADAPWPEAKVAWFGSPTTSQLSVAKLSPFREFFRLRFNRKKKGMYRRAIIEAAKAVGHMSSEITSLLSHCET, from the coding sequence GACTGGGTTGTTCTGCCTGCCAGATGTTGTAGGAAAGTCAGAAGAGCCTCTTATATCCATACAAGAATCTGATGTGATGAATGAGGAGCCATGCTCTAAACCAGCCATTCAGTCAGCCCAGCGACCAAAGGATGAAAACACAGAGCCTGACAAGCCGCCTGCCGTCCCCTTACCAATCCCAGTACAGCCAGGCCAGCCTACGTACCCCCCTTATTTTGAGGGTGCTCCTTTTCCTCAGCCCATGTGGGTAAGGCACACATACAGTCAATGGGTTCCTCAACCTCCACCCCGACCAatcaaaagaaagaagagacgATCTCGAGAGCCTGGGCGTATGACCATGAGCACCATTAGACTTCGACCTAGACAGGTGCTATGTGAGAAGTGCAAGAACACAGTCACCAGCGACGAGGACAGTAAAGATGGATCAACTGTGGCCAAGCCTTCCAGGAAGGAGAATGCACCACAAGGGGAGGAACTTGCCAAGGAAGCCCCACCTAAAGGACTCAGGAAGGAAGACGGAGATGCCACTAGGGAAACCAAGAGGCGAGATGAGGCGCCATGCTATGAAAGCAAGCGTTGtcgaaaagagagaaaggaagatgaGAAATTCCCAGGAGGCGATGTAGTGCCTCACAGCCCAGTGATAAAGATCTCGTATAGCACTCCACAAGGGAAAGGGGAAGTAATGAAAATCCCATCCAGAGTTCATGGTTCTGTAAAGCCTTTCTGCCCCAAGCAGCTGATGCAGAATGGGCTCGGGGAACATGACAACAGCCACGAGCCCAGAAAAGAGACGCGATCTGCTATAGAGTCCATTCGGACTGGCCTTACTGTGTCTATACCCAAACTCAAACTCCCAAAGCTGACTGATCAGGACATCCCTTCTCCCAAAATCCGTTTAAAGTCCCGGGGGGATGGTGTGGAGCGTGTGTCTATGTATGAGGCAGAACTTGTAGGAGAGGCAAGGCGCAGGAGTCCCAGGATTCCTGGCTCGGGGCTGGCTCGACCTGAGGATTCCGGGGACAAAAATGCCCTGGAACTGTGGTCAGGTGAAGAAACTGAGCGGCATGGTGATCTCACACTCCTAATCAACTTTGGAAAGCGCAAAGCAGATTCGTCCAGCCTTTCAGTGTGTAGCAGCGACAGCCTGGACGAGTCCAAGTCGTTCAGCTCGGACGGGACTTCACCGGAGTTGTGCGAGCTGGCGCCCGGCGAGCATGTTATTGGTGTATCATCCTCGGTgtcaacaacatcatcagcgTCACGGGCCGAGGGTAGAACGGTGCCACCGCTGACTGTGAGGTTACATACACGCAGCATGAGCAAGTGCATAACGGAGGAGGGCCACGCAGTAACCGTTGGTGATGTGGTGTGGGGTAAGATACATGGCTTCCCCTGGTGGCCAGCCAGAATCTTGAGCATTAGCGGAACTCGGCGAGAGGAGGATGAGGCAGATGCACCATGGCCTGAAGCCAAAGTGGCCTGGTTTGGCTCCCCTACAACCTCTCAACTTTCTGTGGCTAAACTTTCACCCTTCCGTGAGTTCTTCAGGCTGCGCTTCAACCGCAAGAAAAAGGGCATGTACCGGCGAGCCATCATTGAGGCGGCAAAGGCAGTGGGTCACATGAGCTCTGAGATCACCTCTCTACTGTCACACTGCGAGACATAG